One Rosa chinensis cultivar Old Blush chromosome 3, RchiOBHm-V2, whole genome shotgun sequence DNA window includes the following coding sequences:
- the LOC112194352 gene encoding uncharacterized protein LOC112194352 yields the protein MKETSAAAVLRPARKDKGENLCSPSRRCITKSHDEEIFPRTEVVNITLSAASVGYNYRRNNQPASKTASSSAIPIIWKPPPVSFFKLNFDGSVKAHGKAAAGFIIRDSNGRPILAGARKLGVTSVPIAEGSALKDGLLQALRYNITKIQVEGDSLLIINCINKVCATPWRIRSLIADIICLVAKFEAVSFSHVFREANFVADLITSMGHDLSNPKIWFNSISSVASTALLLDSASLGCPRGFLL from the exons ATGAAGGAAACCTCCGCCGCCGCGGTCCTCAGACCAGCCAGAAAAGATAAAGGAGAAAATCTCTGCTCTCCTAGCCGCAGATGCATCACCAAGAGCCATGATGAAGAAATTTTTCCAAGGACAGAAGTTGTCaa CATCACTCTTTCAGCTGCCTCAGTTGGCTACAACTACAGAAGAAACAATCAGCCTGCTTCAAAGACGGCTTCTTCTTCAGCCATTCCTATTATATGGAAGCCTCCTCCCGTTAGTTTCTTTAAACTCAACTTTGATGGTTCCGTTAAAGCTCACGGCAAGGCTGCTGCGGGATTCATTATCAGGGACTCTAATGGTAGGCCTATCCTGGCGGGTGCCCGTAAGCTTGGTGTCACGTCAGTTCCTATTGCGGAAGGTTCTGCTCTCAAAGATGGCCTTCTCCAGGCACTTCGTTATAACATCACAAAAATTCAGGTGGAAGGTGACTCACTTCTTATCATCAACTGCATTAATAAAGTTTGTGCCACTCCTTGGAGAATCAGATCCTTGATCGCCGACATTATCTGCCTTGTTGCAAAATTTGAGGCTGTTTCCTTCTCTCATGTGTTTCGTGAGGCTAATTTCGTTGCGGATCTTATCACCTCAATGGGTCATGATCTTTCCAATCCCAAGATTTGGTTCAATTCCATTTCGTCTGTGGCCTCGACAGCGTTGCTTCTGGATTCTGCTAGCCTTGGGTGTCCAAGAGGTTTCTTGTTGTAG